Within the Medicago truncatula cultivar Jemalong A17 chromosome 4, MtrunA17r5.0-ANR, whole genome shotgun sequence genome, the region cattacATGGGTCATGAAAAAGATCaaatttttcagattttttttccctttagaTTGGCATtgcccttaaaaaaattagacgGGTCAGGAAAAATTACATGGGCTAATTTGATTTGTGTTTGTGGTTGCTTTAATGTGTTATTTTTGGATCAAGAAAGGCATGTATAAATTAAaaggtatgatttttttttttttgttttttgttttgatgatggttatgaatGATGTAACAGGATTATCACTCAAATCCCAGGAATTGACAGCTATATTTTTAGCTGTGAGGCTGTACTGTAGTTTTGTCATGGAATATGACATTCACACCATACTTGACTTGGCGACTTTCGTAACTACGGTGTGGGTTATATACATGATTCGTTTTAAATTGAAGGCGAGTTACATGGAGGAGAAGGATAACTTTGCAATATACTATGTGGTAAGCTCCAATTGTTTGTTTCATCCTAAATGGTAAAGATGTAAGTTTTgacattattaaattttatagtaTCTTTAGATGATAGAGATGTACTATCAAGCATCTCACAACTTCGATATGTCACCTGTGTGCAATGGTAGTATACATGAAAAGTTGTCATATTTGTTTCACAGAATCTTTAACTATTGGTTCCGTAACGTTAAAATTGTCATATTTGTTGACAGTACCGATGCAAATTTCCTTCTGCATGAATAATATGATTATGAAATCTGGATCCATAGAATAACCTTGGTGAATACTGAATAGTATTGTGTAACATGCTAACAAGCTATCATGTAAATTGGACTTGTTATTACTAACCTGTAACGTTGGTTGTGGTTATGAGAACAAAGACTTCAAACTCATGATATGCCTGCATATTAGAATAGGGTTTGGGGTGTTGTATACAGCATGCACATGATTTACTAGGATCCTCTTCTTGCAATAGAACCAAGTGACACATCACCAAATAAAACCTGATGCAATCATATTTGAATACGGTTCTCCTTTTAAACCCCCTCTTCTTTTAGTTCTGTACTTTCTGCATATTCTCAAGAATTTAAATTATTCCTCTTCCTAAAGGCTTGATTCTGTGACTTTTTTCTGGTAACATGTGCATTTACCTTCCATCATTATCAGcttgatatattttttcttttgaaaatggttGCAGGTGATACCATGTGCCGTGTTAGCCCTGCTCATTCATCCATCAACTTCTCATCATATATTAAACAGGATTTTCTGGGCATTCTGTGTATACCTGGAAGCTGTTTCAGTTCTACCCCAACTGCGGGTCATGCAGAATACCAAGGTATAAATTTTTAACTCCAGGATCTATGTCCATCATCTAATGTATGGGATCTGATTCTATTACTTTCCTTCTGAATTGTTTCATTTTGTACTTTCAGATTGTTGAGCCATTCACTGCTCATTACGTTTTTGCACTTGGCGTAGCAAGATTCTTAAGCTGTGCTCATTGGGTTCTTCAGGTCTGTTCATAAATTTTTTGAGTCGTCTTTCCCGTTGATCAAGGAGTGGGATATGAacattgtttgataaattttagtctttctttcattttcaatgGTATAGTATAGCTAAGCCATTTTTATAGGCAACATGTGCTCTAAAGCTCTTGCCGTTTTGTGAGGGCCAAACTCATTGTGGGTGCATTTTATTGTACAATAGACAAGGCGACCTTACCTTGTTTGTAATGCAATAGATACTGATTCGACAACCCGAATCTGTTATGTCCTAGTTACATGGCAGAAACTCCATCCGTTACAATGTTTGTGTGTTCGGACTCTTTTAAGTTTACATCTTATTGATAGTCATCTGGGTACAAGACTACTGCTGTTTTTGCACCAACTCTCTGGTTTTGTAGCTTTCTTGGATTCTATAACCGCATGTCTCCTTCTACTAACATACTATTTCTTGCATCAGGTGTTAGATACCCGTGGACATTTGTTGGTTGCCTTGGGGTATGGTTTATGGCCGTCGATGGTTCTTATCTCAGAAATTGTCCAGACATTCATCTTAGCAGATTTCTGTTACTATTATGTCAAGAGGTTAGCATAGTTCCTAATTTGTTTTTACTATTTATCGCACCTTTTTGCTGATAGTGACTTAAGATATTTCCTGCATGACTCCGTGCTGTTGTcctaatgatatttatttaattgcaGTGTTTTCGGAGGACAGCTTGTTCTACGCCTTCCCTCTGGAGTGGTGTGATTGCAGATCTTCACCCTCACATTTTCTTGTTAACTTAATCAGGCATCATGTTTGGTTACCCATGTTAGACTTAGAGTACATTTTGTGTTGACATGTTTATTCTGTTCCTTGGTGGAAGTGTAAAGTTGGGGATGAACGAtaactaaatatattttatgttcgAGGTACCGTTATTTATTATGGTTGGGAAATGCTTTATACTACATGAAGTATCTATTTGCTTAGAGCTTTTGTCGCAACTATTCCACATGCTCAAGTTCTACGGAGTCTTAGGTTTTGGTCTATATCTTTTATTTGCAGTGGAGTCTAATGAAATTTCGGATCATACACTTTGCTTTGAAAGTATACTAAAAAAGTCTTCTTCATTTGATCATTAATTAAAGTTCTCAATTTGCTTTTGACCTTGATGATCTCACAAATACATCTTATGtatgataatatattataataataattttaataagcCTTGTATCACGGTTGTTAGGAGGTTCAAGGACATAGGTTCCTTGCTAGAATCCCCTCAAAAGTAATTCCAGGTCCAAAAGCAAGTATCAAACCCCATTCAGGATATCCTCCTTCCTTTCTAATCTTCTTGCTCTCATCTAGCATATACTCAAGCACATAAATAATGGTATTGCTGCTAGCATTTCCATAATCCATAAGAGCTTTCCTGCTAGCATTCAGCTTCTCTGGCGACAACTCAAGTCGCTTCTCCACGCGATTCAATATCGCAGGCCCTCCTGGATGCACAgcccaaaacaacttattatacTCCTTATTCTCCAACTCAACAGCATCCATTAGTCTGTCACAGAATCCCTCAACGTTGTCTTCAATGATCTGAGGAAGTTCCCTCGCTAACGTGAAGCTTATCCCTTCCTCCGTCAGCCTCCCATCAATCTTCTTCTCTGTGTCTGGTATAAACTCTTGAGCTGAAGTGTGTAGCTCAAATAATGGCATCTCAGTTTCCAATTTTGGGTCTGAACCAATTATCATAGCACCAGCACCATCTCCAAAGAGTGCTACGCCAACAAGATCATAAGGTCTATCAGCACTTGGTGGCTTGAATCCAATAATTGTAGTCTCAGAAGTAGCAAGCAAAACTCTACTTCCAGGGTTGTTCTCAGCTATGTCTTTCGCAACGCGTAGACCAGCCACACCTCCTGAGCATCCCGAAAAATAGAGCATGGTTCGTCGAATAGTAGGGTTTAGTCCCAGTCCTTTTGATAGGTAAAGGTCACCGCCGGGTAGCCTAGCTTCACTGGATGAAACATAAACCACATGAGTTATGTCCGATAAAGATCCACCCCAATTCTTTATGCAAACCTGGGAAGCCTCGATTGCCATTTGCGTCACCGCCTCGTTACATATCTCTAGTCGTTGTTTTACGGTGGAGGCGCCTTCGACAGCAAGTTCGGGATACTTTTTAAGTATCTCCTCATTCATAACAACATACCTTGTTTTCACTGTGGTTGTCTTGCCTGTTTATACCATATGAAGCCAAATTACATGTCAATGAAACAAAGTTGTTCCCTATGTATGCATAAAAAAAGTGAACTGATATGTGTATTTTACTATATATACTTACAAAGTCTAGCCAGTTTTTGCTTAAGCTCAGGATTGTCACAATTAGTGTCCCTAAAATATCCATCAACTAAATATTCTTGCATCACAAGTTGGTGAGGGAAAGCTTTGCCAAGAGCCAATATAGTAGCCTTCCCGGCGGTAACCTGCTTTGTGACACCTCTCACTATACCTTCATCTCccatatttcttctttttgcaAAGATCAAATGTGTCTACTTTTCTATGCAGTGAATGTTATCCACAACACCTTGAATAGAGAAATTAAATAGGACTATATATAGTCTTCTAGGCATGTTGGGAGTAATAGCGTGACAGATTTAAAATAGGTAAATGTGTGTTAGTTGGGAGGTAAGTTGTTCATAGTAATCGTATCATATTTTTGTCGCTGGGAGGAGGTTGGGATTTGGGGGAATTCTTAGTTGGATTGCAGTTACATCAAATTTGTATTAGTGAACTATTTTGAACTATCACAAAAATAAATCGGGACATAATAGCCTTTccgtaatttttttatttttattttaccgcTGTTTAACTGTGGTAAAGCTGAGACGACGTTCCACCTGTCAAGTAGTTGACATTAGGGGTGTTCACGTCCAATCCAATCTAATGCAAACCGAGGTCATGTCCAATCCAATCGTTGTTTAGAGTGCATTTTATTAGGCTATTGATTTCAGATTTTGTTTATTAAGAGAGTGGAACTTTTTGGTTAATTGTAATTGATCttaattttgtgtttaaaatggtttttgtaagacacataaatatttgaataactTTTCTTGAATGACTACTACTTTGTTTGCCTTTTATAAGGCTactattttatttgtgttatgaataaatgaaaatatgatgTGGATGTCCATTATCCCTAGACCTTCTATATTTCTTAACTATTATGACTAAATGACTTTATTGATATTTAGTCTCATGGTTCTTCATGTAATTGTAAGTTACAACTTTTGTATCCTATAAATAGGACCTACACTGTCATATAAAGACACACTTGTGAAGTAATACAAAACATTTTTATGTTCTCTCTTTGTTTCTTTCTCATTATATACTTTATAATATCTTGCAATGTTAAGGatcaatttcataacaatttgcttttattttcaacttattcatctttttcataACCATAGCTTTTATGAAATGTCATAAACATaaaacttattttcttaaataaaataaaaaattatacacaacaatcaaaacagaaaaccaatccaatccaaACAGAACAAATTGAATTAGGTTggattgaatttgattttaaaaccaAACCATTTGGATGAACAAATAACAAAATCGAAGAGATTGGATCATAtgatttttccttttaaaactgAACCAATCCAATCCGCGAACACCCTAGTTGACATCGTGTATTTGAAACGAACTTAAGAGacatttagttttttaataaaaatattttaggacAATTTGgttctatttttcattttttttaaattcctaaattccaaaataaaaaatttcatattcttcctcCTTCTTTCCTTTATTGAAAGATCCAAATCACATAAtttgttcatgtttttttttaatcaatgacaaatatttatccttttttatattaataaaaaacaaatatttattctctattttttttaagcatcagtggaataatatattttcttgaaaGAATGTGTCAGTGACTAATATTTATCACGtgctttttatatttatcactaaataattttttgtcttttttatttatcaatgaCAAATATGTGACTcacatttcttttttatatctATTAGTGACAAATGCTTGTTAAATATAGTCACAAACATtgtttgttaattgttataattattgtttgttataattatcagtgaaaatgatttttcgtatcttttttatattaatcagtcaaatatttttctaaaacataCCAATGTCCTTTTAAGTCTATAAAATACACcaatttaaaatgtcaaaattaagaaaacaaaatctaagaaaatatcctctaaaaaaacaataaaaaaaatgtagcagCAACACCAAGCCGAGAGAAATGGTTACTTGGATATAAcaccaataaaaatatttgagtacacacaaataaacaaattaaaagtgaataaatttaaatgatgTTAACTATTTTTTCCCCATATTATGTAATTGTGCCCAAATACTTGTATTTGAAATTGTGACCATAGAAGATTTGCTCTCAGAAGATCGAGTAGTTCAACTGATTTGAATTTATGGGATAATGAAATGGAGGTAATGAGCTAAAATCTagattaaacataaaaaaaactaattactacTCCCTTCGTCCCATAGTGAAGATCCAGTTGATCGTTGCACATATATCAAtacacaattttgacatttaatatatttaggtttttattttttattttttttacaattatataTTTAGTTATCTATTagcaaaatttatgaaaaattgacattttaaaaatatccgTTGAgacaaattcaacatcataattaatagaaaaatatgataaaaatatattaaataaataatggaCATAATCAAATTGAGTTACTCATTGTGCTGGAACTTAGGAAGTAACAATTgcacttaaaaaaaagttatctcaATTCTCAACCGATTCTTCTATTTCTAGCCTCATCCAAATTCTCTTTATCAGTACTATTTTCCTTTTCCATTTTTGTGAAACAACAAGCATAGTTGTTGTAACCGTGCCTTTTTTCTGCAAACCCTAACCCTTGTAATTTGACATTTTCCCTCATACCTTAACCCAATTtttgagtatatatatatatgagagcaaaatcaaaacaaagggTGGAcgggaaaaagaaaacaaaggtGGTGAAAATGGAGAAGGGggataacaaagaaaaaaaatacatctttCCTCTACATACACCATTCCACTCACTccaacattcattcatcaaaaactacaaaagcTTTTAAAATCGATCTGCCATGTAACCCCTGAAACCTTTCAGCTGGTCACTATCGATTAATGGCGGAGCGAGGAAATTTATGAAATTCGGGCAAAAAATTTATTGCAAAATTACATGTGACATAATGTATCAACGGTcataaatcgaatttttttttaattttaattttaattaaaaaaacgaaataaaagaggtttatcattttgtcaacaaaagtacaatttaaaataggattattaattgaaattgaccatgtaatatacgtgaagtctgaaaattgaccttgtaattaaataacatatattatgaccatgtaattcgagatttttattatttataaccctgtaatatacgcgaagtccaaaaaagcaatcgagagattgaattttttcatgatttgtcagaggcgagttaagaacgttaaaatatggctttacacaaaaaatttataaatttttgacaaacgacaaattaattatgaatttttaaagtgtcaaaagctcaaaaaacaaaacaatggaaaTCTCGAtctataaatcgaattttgagctcattatttgcagagacatctataaaaatacataaaaaggatctgtaaagtttcatagcatttcaaagtcgtttaaatttattttgatttttcaaccaaaacgtgcaaaattgaaattttgttccgcgtaagcgtatactcacaagtcaaatttagttccctaattttgtaggcatgactagaacatgataagaaccttcacaatgaaattttgtagtcTTTAAACGAGAtagaaattaattataaattgtttaagaaattcataattatgaggaaataaaaattcataattaatttatccctgatcgaagaaatttaatttcttatgtaaagctatattttaacgtgctaaacatgtatgaaaaaaataatgaaaaaatttaacatgTAGGTCGCATTTTTAGACTACACGTATTTTAAGGGTCATTTTTCAGACATAATGTatattacagggtcaatttgaacaattaacccgttaaaataagagagatgaacccatcaatagtgtgctaaataaaattccgAGACCTATTTGCGTGTGAGAATTTTTAGATttcccaaatttttctttttataagcgTGTTAATTAGCTTTTAGGTTGAatctaatgtgcaaaaattatcgatcTAGCCCAAGCGACCGCACGGGGTCATCGGACGGTGAAACCGCCCCTGCCATCGATGCACCCGTCACCACCACAACCACAAGGGTGGCCATGAACTCCCTTTCTTcctcactttttattttttattttttatctttcttatcTTCCATTTTTTGTTTACAACTCTCTCCTTGTCTCTATACAAAGTTGCGTCCCTAACTCCCTCTTTTCCTCTCACACACATGGTAAATGTTTTGTTTCGTTTATTaggattttaattttcttt harbors:
- the LOC25492851 gene encoding ER lumen protein-retaining receptor erd-2.2; this translates as MRPQRTSIHAISTWVRRQPPKVKAFLAVVSGMAALVLLRFIVHDHDNLFVAAEAVHSLGISVLIYKLMKEKTCAGLSLKSQELTAIFLAVRLYCSFVMEYDIHTILDLATFVTTVWVIYMIRFKLKASYMEEKDNFAIYYVVIPCAVLALLIHPSTSHHILNRIFWAFCVYLEAVSVLPQLRVMQNTKIVEPFTAHYVFALGVARFLSCAHWVLQVLDTRGHLLVALGYGLWPSMVLISEIVQTFILADFCYYYVKSVFGGQLVLRLPSGVV
- the LOC25492852 gene encoding type III polyketide synthase B, giving the protein MGDEGIVRGVTKQVTAGKATILALGKAFPHQLVMQEYLVDGYFRDTNCDNPELKQKLARLCKTTTVKTRYVVMNEEILKKYPELAVEGASTVKQRLEICNEAVTQMAIEASQVCIKNWGGSLSDITHVVYVSSSEARLPGGDLYLSKGLGLNPTIRRTMLYFSGCSGGVAGLRVAKDIAENNPGSRVLLATSETTIIGFKPPSADRPYDLVGVALFGDGAGAMIIGSDPKLETEMPLFELHTSAQEFIPDTEKKIDGRLTEEGISFTLARELPQIIEDNVEGFCDRLMDAVELENKEYNKLFWAVHPGGPAILNRVEKRLELSPEKLNASRKALMDYGNASSNTIIYVLEYMLDESKKIRKEGGYPEWGLILAFGPGITFEGILARNLCP